One window from the genome of Paraconexibacter algicola encodes:
- a CDS encoding TetR/AcrR family transcriptional regulator, which yields MSADERREQLLDVLADLVLSEGYGAASIDRIAREAGIARTVVYAHFGNLEGMQHALIARTENRALQGIRRVVPDAPVGEDPDALLLEALHGFLRGVHDDPITWRLALLPIDGAPAELRGVIQRAKDAVSGLIVPVIAWGLEQRGGPRGLDPALFTRLLITVLEDTARLVLEDPHANDPDRIVDFTRTLLQSISRD from the coding sequence ATGTCCGCCGACGAGCGCCGCGAGCAGCTGCTCGACGTGCTCGCCGACCTCGTCCTGTCCGAGGGCTACGGCGCGGCGTCGATCGACCGGATCGCCCGCGAGGCGGGCATCGCGCGTACCGTCGTGTACGCGCACTTCGGCAACCTCGAGGGCATGCAGCACGCGCTCATCGCGCGAACCGAGAACCGGGCGCTGCAGGGCATCCGCCGGGTGGTCCCCGACGCGCCCGTCGGGGAGGACCCCGACGCGCTGCTGCTGGAGGCCCTGCACGGCTTCCTGCGCGGCGTGCACGACGACCCCATCACCTGGCGGCTCGCGCTGCTGCCGATCGACGGGGCGCCCGCCGAGCTGCGGGGCGTCATCCAGCGGGCCAAGGACGCGGTCAGCGGCCTGATCGTCCCGGTCATCGCCTGGGGGCTCGAGCAGCGCGGCGGGCCGAGGGGCCTCGACCCGGCGCTGTTCACGCGGCTGCTCATCACCGTCCTGGAGGACACCGCCCGGCTGGTGCTCGAGGACCCGCACGCCAACGACCCGGACCGGATCGTCGACTTCACCCGCACGCTGCTGCAGTCGATCAGCCGCGACTAG
- a CDS encoding alpha/beta fold hydrolase — MGARRTLLTALGGAAGTAAAWELQRRRDGARVARDPEHELLHRPLHGRAQEVVSQDGTTLHVEEFGPADGPTLVLAHGWTCQIRFWTRQIQALSPDIRVVAYDQRGHGRSGRAADDEYGIERFGHDLAAVLEATVPEGRRAVVAGHSLGGMSIVSYAGLHMGEVRDRLAAAALVNTGMGDLIQKALILPVRTPLARVEQLVGSAALSAPLPLPAGPTPLAHRVVKYVALSPDATPAQVAFSEELVVDCRPDVRGAVGGALTRLDLHAAVARLDVPTLVICGERDKLTPPEHAERLHAELPRPLGLLRLPGGHMGPLEHADRVSAALRRLVGDSR, encoded by the coding sequence AGCTGCAGCGCCGCCGTGACGGCGCGCGCGTGGCGCGCGACCCCGAGCACGAGCTCCTGCACCGGCCGCTGCACGGCCGCGCGCAGGAGGTGGTCTCGCAGGACGGCACGACGCTGCACGTCGAGGAGTTCGGTCCGGCGGACGGGCCGACGCTCGTGCTCGCGCACGGCTGGACCTGCCAGATCCGCTTCTGGACCCGCCAGATCCAGGCGCTGTCGCCGGACATCCGCGTCGTGGCCTACGACCAGCGCGGCCACGGCCGCAGCGGGCGCGCGGCCGACGACGAGTACGGGATCGAGCGGTTCGGCCACGACCTCGCCGCGGTGCTCGAGGCGACCGTTCCGGAGGGTCGGCGTGCGGTCGTCGCCGGGCACTCGCTCGGCGGCATGAGCATCGTCTCCTACGCGGGGCTCCACATGGGCGAGGTCCGCGATCGGCTCGCGGCCGCGGCGCTCGTGAACACCGGGATGGGCGACCTGATCCAGAAGGCCCTGATCCTGCCGGTGAGGACGCCCCTGGCGAGGGTCGAGCAGCTCGTCGGCTCCGCGGCGCTCAGCGCGCCGCTGCCGCTGCCCGCCGGCCCGACGCCGCTCGCCCACCGGGTCGTGAAGTACGTGGCCCTCTCGCCGGACGCGACCCCCGCCCAGGTCGCCTTCAGCGAGGAGCTCGTCGTCGACTGCCGGCCCGACGTGCGCGGTGCCGTCGGCGGGGCGCTGACCCGACTGGACCTCCATGCCGCGGTCGCGCGGCTCGACGTGCCGACGCTGGTGATCTGCGGGGAGCGCGACAAGCTCACGCCGCCCGAGCACGCCGAGCGACTGCACGCGGAGCTGCCGCGCCCGCTGGGGCTGCTGCGGCTGCCCGGCGGTCACATGGGTCCGCTCGAGCACGCCGACCGCGTCTCGGCCGCGTTGCGGCGGCTCGTCGGCGACAGCCGGTAG